In the genome of Cryptomeria japonica chromosome 8, Sugi_1.0, whole genome shotgun sequence, one region contains:
- the LOC131062637 gene encoding secoisolariciresinol dehydrogenase-like, translating into MGGSNGIGAAMTRKFVAEGAYVYVVDIDEEGGVKVCQELDRNASFVKCEVAIETHVKGVVDRAMEERGRLDIMMNNVGMLHTDGNSIAQVFVETWERVIAVNITRAMLGMKHATRLMIPRNSSSILFNYSVLGLMKTDNASHGHMASKNALLGFDEEWCNRVGKGRNMCECCVILWDCDKDD; encoded by the coding sequence ATGGGTGGATCAAATGGTATAGGTGCAGCCATGACTAGGAAATTTGTGGCAGAAGGTGCTTATGTGTACGTTGTTGACATCGATGAAGAGGGAGGGGTTAAAGTTTGTCAAGAGCTTGATAGGAATGCTTCATTTGTGAAGTGTGAAGTGGCAATAGAGACCCATGTGAAAGGGGTCGTAGATCGAGCAATGGAGGAGAGGGGGCGTCTAGATATCATGATGAACAATGTGGGTATGTTGCACACTGATGGTAATTCCATCGCACAGGTCTTTGTTGAGACTTGGGAAAGAGTGATAGCTGTGAATATTACAAGAGCTATGTTAGGAATGAAGCATGCTACAAGGCTCATGATTCCACGCAACTCTAGTTCCATACTCTTCAATTATAGTGTTTTGGGACTGATGAAGACTGATAATGCCTCTCATGGTCACATGGCTTCTAAGAATGCTCTGTTGGGGTTTGATGAAGAGTGGTGCAATAGAGTTGGCAAAGGAAGGAATATGTGTGAATGTTGTGTCATCCTTTGGGATTGTGACAAAGATGATTGA